One stretch of Pseudomonas sp. NC02 DNA includes these proteins:
- a CDS encoding DUF2268 domain-containing putative Zn-dependent protease (predicted Zn-dependent protease with a strongly conserved HExxH motif), giving the protein MDAWTLHWLEASGSLAQFRPELIREFEVAYEAIAQLLPPPRLDILIQRLPGETLPELGLVGRAYRSTMFSMTLDPDNPNFLTSLRSGALRRHVVHEVHHCLRMAGPGYGWTLGEAMVSEGLAGQFVRQVLGSEPELWERALAPQELLSAPVDRQLLDATYYDHSEWFFGTGARPRWLGYTLGYQMVEAWLAKQGEVDAATWVNVPAQDILANAAKAGLVA; this is encoded by the coding sequence ATGGACGCATGGACGCTGCATTGGCTGGAAGCTTCGGGGAGCCTGGCGCAGTTTCGCCCGGAGTTGATCCGAGAGTTTGAGGTCGCCTACGAGGCAATCGCGCAACTGCTGCCGCCGCCGCGGCTGGACATCCTGATCCAGCGGTTGCCGGGGGAGACCCTTCCGGAACTCGGCCTGGTGGGCCGTGCTTATCGCAGCACGATGTTCAGCATGACCCTTGATCCCGATAACCCGAATTTCCTCACCAGCCTGCGAAGCGGTGCATTGCGTCGACACGTGGTGCATGAGGTGCACCATTGCCTGCGCATGGCGGGCCCCGGTTATGGCTGGACGCTGGGGGAGGCGATGGTCAGTGAGGGCCTGGCCGGGCAGTTTGTGCGGCAGGTGCTGGGCAGTGAGCCGGAGTTGTGGGAGCGGGCGCTTGCCCCCCAGGAACTGCTGAGTGCCCCGGTAGACCGCCAGCTTCTAGACGCCACGTATTACGATCACAGTGAATGGTTCTTTGGTACCGGCGCGCGGCCAAGATGGCTGGGATACACGCTGGGCTACCAGATGGTGGAGGCCTGGCTGGCAAAACAGGGCGAGGTGGACGCCGCCACATGGGTCAATGTACCCGCCCAAGACATACTCGCCAATGCCGCCAAAGCGGGGTTGGTGGCCTGA
- a CDS encoding GNAT family N-acetyltransferase, whose translation MAESEDGLSIRTLSALPEEILVLEAEAVAEGFRFLTRLVAEWSSGANRFDQPGECLLGVFSNGQLIAVGGLSHDPYAGPEVGRLRRVYVAQASRGRQVGKALVGQLLARAAQSFHVVRLSTDTHEGASFYLRCGFEPVQDEHATHAKSLIDQEASCR comes from the coding sequence GTGGCTGAATCAGAGGACGGTTTGTCGATACGCACCCTCTCGGCGTTGCCCGAAGAGATCCTGGTATTGGAAGCAGAAGCCGTCGCCGAAGGATTCAGGTTTCTCACGCGACTCGTTGCAGAGTGGTCCAGCGGCGCCAACCGTTTTGACCAGCCAGGCGAATGTCTTTTGGGTGTATTCAGCAACGGGCAGTTGATCGCCGTTGGCGGTTTGTCCCATGACCCTTACGCCGGTCCGGAGGTTGGCAGGCTGCGCCGGGTGTACGTCGCACAGGCATCAAGGGGACGCCAGGTGGGCAAAGCGTTGGTAGGCCAGCTTTTGGCACGCGCTGCGCAATCCTTCCATGTCGTGCGCCTGTCTACCGACACCCACGAGGGCGCAAGCTTTTATCTGCGCTGCGGGTTTGAGCCGGTACAGGACGAACATGCAACTCACGCTAAATCATTAATTGATCAGGAGGCTTCATGCAGGTGA
- a CDS encoding GFA family protein, with translation MEGLHQGSCLCGAVSYRVSTPLKAVTHCHCKKCQKSHGSAFATYASAPKSSVHIESSLQTLKAYESSEGVFREFCSRCGSSMFWSDINGVYPDWVSIAIATLDTPLLPGKQEHSCVDSKAAWLDLENRSG, from the coding sequence ATGGAAGGACTTCACCAGGGTAGCTGCCTGTGCGGCGCGGTCAGCTACCGAGTATCGACACCGCTGAAAGCTGTGACGCATTGCCACTGCAAAAAATGCCAAAAGAGTCATGGCTCCGCCTTCGCGACCTACGCGAGTGCTCCGAAATCGTCGGTGCACATCGAGTCTTCGCTGCAAACGCTCAAGGCTTATGAATCTTCCGAGGGTGTGTTTCGTGAGTTTTGCTCACGCTGCGGCTCGTCGATGTTCTGGTCCGATATCAATGGTGTTTACCCAGACTGGGTCTCGATAGCAATCGCTACACTCGATACGCCGCTCTTGCCTGGCAAGCAGGAGCACTCCTGCGTTGACTCCAAGGCCGCTTGGCTGGATCTGGAGAATCGCAGTGGCTGA
- a CDS encoding polyamine ABC transporter substrate-binding protein: MHINSLSLAVILSALPAAVYAAEEVNISNWNGYIADDTLTSFTKATGINATYDIHDSNEVLESKLMTGNTGYDVVSPSNHFLSRLIKAGAIQKLDRSQLPNWKNLDPLLMKKLETNDPGNQYGFPYMWGTAGIGYNVEKIKAIFGTTDVTHSWSLFFDENNIKKLSACGVAIIDNPTQILPITLNYLGLPHHSHEPADYKKAEQALLKIRPYIQYFHASKYISDLANGNICAVIGFNGDVVQAAASAREAKNGISIAYSIPDEGSTLWLDMVVMPKGAPHEKNGYAYMNYLLEPKVIANISNSIHYANPNSAADELVTPEVKQDLAIYPPKSVMDKLFIVEDLPPAIARLATRLWTKLKTNT, encoded by the coding sequence ATGCACATCAACAGTCTGTCCCTGGCGGTCATCCTCAGCGCGCTCCCGGCGGCTGTGTACGCCGCCGAAGAAGTGAACATTTCCAACTGGAACGGCTACATCGCCGATGACACCTTGACCAGTTTTACCAAAGCGACCGGGATCAACGCGACCTACGACATTCACGACAGCAATGAAGTGCTGGAATCCAAGCTGATGACCGGCAATACCGGTTATGACGTGGTGAGCCCGTCCAACCACTTCCTCTCGCGGCTGATCAAGGCCGGGGCGATCCAGAAGCTCGACCGAAGCCAACTGCCCAACTGGAAAAACCTCGACCCGTTGCTGATGAAAAAGCTGGAGACCAACGACCCGGGCAACCAGTACGGCTTCCCGTATATGTGGGGCACGGCGGGGATTGGCTACAACGTCGAGAAGATCAAGGCGATCTTCGGCACCACCGACGTCACCCATTCCTGGAGCCTGTTCTTTGATGAAAACAACATCAAGAAACTCAGCGCCTGCGGCGTGGCGATTATCGACAACCCCACGCAGATCCTGCCGATCACCCTCAACTACCTGGGCCTGCCGCACCACAGCCACGAACCGGCCGACTACAAAAAGGCCGAGCAGGCGCTGTTGAAAATCCGCCCCTACATCCAGTACTTCCATGCCTCCAAGTACATCAGCGACCTGGCGAACGGCAATATCTGCGCAGTGATCGGCTTTAACGGCGACGTGGTACAGGCTGCCGCCAGCGCCAGGGAAGCGAAAAACGGTATCAGCATCGCCTACTCGATCCCGGACGAAGGCTCGACATTGTGGCTGGACATGGTGGTGATGCCCAAGGGTGCACCGCACGAGAAAAACGGCTATGCCTATATGAATTACCTGCTGGAGCCCAAGGTGATTGCCAACATTAGCAACAGCATCCACTACGCCAACCCCAACAGCGCGGCGGATGAGTTGGTGACCCCTGAGGTGAAGCAAGACCTGGCGATCTACCCGCCGAAAAGCGTGATGGACAAGCTGTTTATCGTGGAGGACCTGCCGCCAGCGATTGCGCGGCTGGCCACTCGGTTGTGGACCAAGTTGAAGACCAATACGTGA
- a CDS encoding FAD-binding oxidoreductase, whose translation MENTCGWIAQTESLPARDRLTGLQKADWLVIGAGITGLCAAHNLAEMHPEARIVIVDRQRAAQGASARNSGFVVAHEHPAASELMGNAGFADFEVDTAISRAASDEVRERIARHAIDCDFRDSGYYFAVHDRDKLAHVDAKLATLRAAGASAQFLQGAALAQTLGTEHYQAAIWCGHGNALLQPAKYVKGLLEALPDNVTLYENTDITGLERMANGGIRANGLDACIEAGQVLVCLNAFIPRVGLEASATFPMELSASLTRPLSDEEYRRIGAVEPWGVLSTRPLGATVRLTPDHRVMIRNTAEYRTRDLSNGDLLHRRQHHVKGMQRRFPWLTEQDIHYTWTGHLSASRSGQPYFARVESNLYAVAGCNGSGVARGTLWGRLLAEWASGQTSSLLHSVMHRAQPGWLPPRPLFDIGAMLRMGVETVRARTEI comes from the coding sequence ATGGAAAACACATGTGGCTGGATTGCCCAGACTGAAAGCCTCCCCGCCCGGGACCGACTCACCGGCCTACAAAAAGCCGACTGGCTGGTGATCGGCGCCGGCATCACCGGTTTGTGTGCGGCGCACAACCTGGCCGAGATGCACCCCGAGGCGCGCATCGTGATCGTCGACCGCCAGCGCGCCGCCCAAGGTGCCTCAGCGCGTAATTCCGGTTTTGTGGTGGCCCATGAGCATCCCGCTGCAAGTGAACTGATGGGCAACGCAGGCTTCGCTGACTTTGAGGTGGACACCGCGATCTCCCGCGCAGCCAGCGATGAAGTGCGCGAGCGCATCGCCCGCCATGCCATCGACTGCGACTTTCGGGACAGCGGCTACTACTTCGCCGTGCACGATCGCGACAAGCTTGCGCATGTGGATGCCAAGTTGGCGACCTTGCGTGCCGCGGGTGCTTCAGCGCAGTTCCTGCAAGGTGCCGCACTCGCGCAGACACTCGGCACCGAGCATTACCAGGCCGCCATCTGGTGCGGCCACGGCAACGCCTTGCTGCAACCGGCGAAGTATGTGAAGGGTTTGCTCGAAGCGCTGCCGGACAACGTGACGCTTTATGAGAACACCGACATCACCGGCCTTGAGCGCATGGCCAATGGCGGCATTCGCGCCAACGGCCTGGACGCCTGCATTGAAGCCGGCCAGGTGCTGGTGTGCCTCAACGCCTTTATTCCACGGGTGGGCCTTGAGGCCAGTGCGACGTTCCCGATGGAACTCAGCGCCAGCCTCACCCGCCCTCTCAGCGATGAGGAATACCGCCGGATCGGCGCAGTGGAACCGTGGGGCGTGCTGTCCACGCGGCCACTGGGTGCCACGGTGCGCCTGACACCGGACCATCGGGTGATGATCCGCAACACAGCGGAGTACCGCACCCGGGACTTGTCCAACGGCGACCTGTTGCACCGGCGCCAACACCATGTAAAGGGCATGCAGCGACGCTTCCCGTGGCTGACCGAACAAGACATCCACTACACCTGGACCGGCCACTTGAGCGCCTCCCGCAGCGGTCAACCGTATTTCGCGCGGGTCGAAAGCAACCTGTATGCCGTCGCGGGCTGCAACGGTTCAGGCGTGGCCCGCGGCACGCTGTGGGGTCGACTGCTGGCCGAGTGGGCGTCGGGCCAGACTTCCTCGCTCCTGCACTCTGTGATGCACAGGGCACAGCCCGGCTGGCTGCCACCCCGGCCGTTGTTCGACATCGGTGCCATGCTGCGTATGGGCGTGGAAACGGTTCGAGCACGGACAGAAATCTAG
- a CDS encoding LysR substrate-binding domain-containing protein, translated as MDNIRHVPSLQGLQALVEVSDCASFTVAAQKLCLTQSAVSRKIQQLESHFGVPMFTRTSRSLRLTSEGEQVLASARSILAQLKGLEDRLSPRKRPFRIRLHVSLAVRWLLPKLSDFYRNHPDISLAIETVATEVVEPASDSDAYILYLPKPDNDPARLTLFHESLVPVCAPGLGPLASVEQLEHFALLHRSADKQDWMTWLAANGARSLDDYRHIPFNLDELALDAAARGLGVAMTDLTLAAESIERGVLVVPFGQPLVTGGVYALCLQSSAASHPGCVLIMQWFGQQARHANVTS; from the coding sequence ATGGATAACATCCGTCACGTGCCTTCGCTGCAGGGCCTTCAGGCGTTGGTTGAAGTCAGCGACTGCGCGAGCTTCACCGTGGCTGCGCAGAAGCTGTGCCTGACCCAAAGCGCGGTGAGCCGCAAAATCCAGCAACTGGAAAGCCATTTCGGCGTGCCGATGTTCACCCGGACCAGCCGCAGCCTGCGCCTGACCTCCGAAGGTGAGCAGGTGCTGGCCAGTGCCCGGAGCATCCTGGCGCAACTGAAGGGGCTGGAGGATCGGCTCTCGCCTCGTAAACGTCCGTTTCGCATCCGCCTGCATGTGTCGCTGGCGGTGCGCTGGCTGCTGCCCAAGCTCAGCGATTTCTATCGCAACCATCCCGATATTTCCCTGGCAATCGAGACCGTCGCCACCGAGGTGGTCGAGCCGGCGAGTGACAGCGATGCCTACATCCTTTACCTGCCCAAGCCCGACAACGATCCTGCGCGGCTGACCTTGTTCCACGAATCATTGGTGCCGGTCTGCGCGCCGGGTTTGGGGCCACTGGCTTCCGTGGAACAGCTCGAACACTTTGCGCTGCTGCATCGTTCAGCCGACAAGCAGGACTGGATGACCTGGCTGGCGGCCAATGGCGCGCGGTCGCTGGACGACTACCGGCATATCCCGTTCAACCTTGACGAATTGGCGCTGGATGCCGCCGCGCGCGGGCTTGGGGTGGCGATGACGGATCTGACGCTGGCGGCCGAGTCGATCGAACGGGGTGTGTTGGTGGTGCCGTTTGGTCAGCCGCTGGTGACCGGCGGGGTGTATGCATTGTGCTTGCAGTCATCGGCGGCGTCACACCCAGGCTGCGTGCTCATCATGCAGTGGTTTGGTCAGCAGGCGCGGCATGCTAACGTCACGTCTTGA
- a CDS encoding LysR family transcriptional regulator, whose amino-acid sequence MKMPDIDAIQAFVLVAELKSFTRAADAIGGTQAAISLKIKRLEESLGRKLLERTPRRVTLSAHGQMFLASARRLLDNYQDAMNCFGPQKRTLRVGVSHHIVGADLSLWLRRLATTDPDVIVAFSLGTSRDMLMNYEQGKLDVAMILRHDNRRQDGEVVGIERFGWMASHDFELRQGGALPLAIQPEPCGMRSMVMAALAEQNRAWEEAFVGSGILAIGAAVVAGIGIGAMVGRMAPSGCVDVEQRFDLPPLPSREVVLYTAQRDSQAQALIRTLSADIPAD is encoded by the coding sequence ATGAAAATGCCCGATATCGACGCCATCCAGGCGTTCGTCCTGGTCGCCGAACTCAAGAGCTTTACCCGCGCTGCCGATGCCATCGGCGGCACCCAGGCGGCTATCAGCCTGAAGATAAAACGCCTCGAAGAAAGCCTTGGCCGCAAGCTGCTGGAGCGCACGCCGCGACGGGTCACGCTGTCGGCCCATGGCCAGATGTTTTTGGCCAGCGCCCGCCGCTTGCTGGACAACTACCAGGATGCGATGAATTGTTTTGGCCCGCAGAAACGCACGTTGCGCGTGGGCGTCAGCCACCACATTGTCGGCGCCGATCTCAGCCTGTGGCTGCGACGTTTGGCGACCACCGACCCGGACGTGATCGTGGCGTTCAGCCTCGGCACCTCGCGGGATATGTTGATGAACTACGAGCAGGGCAAGCTGGATGTGGCGATGATCCTGCGGCACGACAACCGTCGCCAGGACGGCGAAGTGGTGGGCATCGAACGCTTTGGCTGGATGGCTTCCCACGACTTCGAATTGCGCCAGGGCGGGGCGTTGCCCCTGGCGATCCAGCCGGAACCCTGCGGCATGCGCAGCATGGTGATGGCGGCGCTGGCCGAGCAGAACCGTGCCTGGGAAGAGGCGTTCGTGGGCAGCGGGATCCTGGCGATCGGCGCTGCAGTGGTGGCGGGAATTGGCATCGGTGCGATGGTGGGGCGAATGGCGCCCAGTGGCTGCGTCGACGTGGAGCAGCGTTTCGACCTGCCGCCGCTGCCCAGTCGTGAAGTGGTGCTGTATACGGCGCAGCGGGACTCTCAGGCGCAAGCGTTGATCCGCACGTTGAGCGCCGATATTCCCGCCGATTGA
- the metE gene encoding 5-methyltetrahydropteroyltriglutamate--homocysteine S-methyltransferase yields MAVAHSLGFPRIGRDRELKKAQEAFWKGELDEAGLRAVGRELRKTHWDLQKKAGIELLPAGDFAWYDQVLTHSLMFGVIPERFRPADGKATLHTLFGMARGVSDNCCGGAHAQEMTKWFDTNYHYLVPEFSADQQFQLGWEQLFEEVKEARDLGHTVKPVVIGPLTYLWLGKAKGGDFDKLDLLDRLLPLYGQIFQRLADLGVEWVQIDEPILVLDLPQDWKNAFERAYNLIQRDPLKKLVATYFGGLEENLGLAANLPVDGLHIDLVRAPDQYPTILDRLPAYKVLSLGVVNGRNVWRCDLEKALATLQHAHERLGDRLWVAPSCSLLHSPVDLGREDKLDAELKSWLAFAVQKCEEVAVLAQAVNQPEASNVIAALAESHAVQAARAASPRIHKPAVQARVAAITAKDSQRDSLFAQRIEKQRAGLNLPLFPTTTIGSFPQTASIRLARQSYKAGKLSEAEYVEAMHSEIRHAVEVQENLGLDVLVHGEAERNDMVEYFAEQLDGFVFTRFGWVQSYGSRCVKPAVIFGDLSRPKAMTVEWIRYAQGLTNKVMKGMLTGPVTMLMWSFPREDVSREEQARQLALAIRDEVVDLEAAGIKIVQIDEAAFREGLPLRRAQWKEYLDWATEVFRLCASGVRDETQIHTHMCYSEFNDVIESIAAMDADVITIETSRSDMELLEAFEAFAYPNDIGPGVYDIHSPRVPDASEMANLLRKAAKRIPAERLWVNPDCGLKTRGWPETEAALIHMVTAARQLRAELA; encoded by the coding sequence ATGGCTGTTGCCCATTCCCTTGGATTCCCGCGCATTGGTCGCGATCGTGAACTGAAAAAAGCGCAGGAAGCGTTTTGGAAGGGCGAGCTCGACGAAGCCGGCCTGCGCGCCGTAGGTCGTGAACTGCGCAAGACGCACTGGGACCTGCAAAAGAAAGCCGGCATCGAACTGTTGCCCGCCGGTGACTTCGCCTGGTACGACCAGGTACTGACTCACTCGCTGATGTTCGGTGTGATCCCCGAGCGTTTCCGCCCGGCCGACGGCAAAGCCACCCTGCACACCCTGTTCGGCATGGCCCGTGGCGTCAGTGACAACTGCTGCGGCGGTGCCCACGCCCAGGAAATGACCAAGTGGTTCGACACCAACTATCACTACCTGGTCCCTGAATTCAGCGCCGACCAGCAATTCCAGCTGGGTTGGGAGCAACTGTTCGAAGAGGTCAAGGAAGCCCGCGACCTCGGCCACACCGTCAAGCCGGTGGTCATCGGCCCGCTGACCTACCTGTGGCTGGGCAAGGCCAAGGGTGGTGATTTCGACAAACTCGACCTGCTGGACCGCCTCCTGCCGCTGTACGGCCAGATCTTCCAGCGCCTGGCGGACCTGGGCGTGGAGTGGGTGCAGATCGACGAGCCGATCCTGGTGCTGGACCTGCCGCAGGATTGGAAAAACGCCTTCGAGCGTGCCTACAACCTGATCCAGCGCGACCCGCTGAAGAAGCTGGTGGCCACCTATTTTGGCGGCCTGGAAGAGAACCTCGGCCTGGCAGCCAACCTGCCGGTGGACGGCCTGCACATCGACCTGGTGCGTGCACCGGATCAGTACCCGACCATCCTCGATCGCCTGCCGGCTTATAAGGTGCTGTCCCTGGGCGTGGTCAACGGCCGTAACGTATGGCGCTGCGACCTGGAAAAAGCCCTGGCCACCTTGCAGCATGCTCATGAGCGCCTGGGGGATCGCCTGTGGGTGGCGCCATCCTGCTCGTTGCTGCACAGCCCGGTAGACCTGGGCCGTGAAGACAAGCTGGATGCCGAGCTGAAAAGCTGGCTGGCGTTTGCCGTGCAGAAGTGCGAAGAGGTGGCGGTGCTGGCCCAGGCCGTGAACCAGCCTGAAGCGTCGAACGTGATCGCTGCCCTGGCCGAAAGCCATGCCGTGCAGGCGGCCCGTGCCGCTTCGCCGCGTATCCACAAGCCGGCGGTGCAAGCCCGTGTGGCGGCGATCACCGCCAAGGACAGCCAGCGTGACTCGCTGTTTGCCCAACGTATCGAGAAACAGCGTGCCGGCCTGAACCTGCCGCTGTTCCCGACCACCACCATCGGTTCGTTCCCGCAAACTGCCTCGATCCGCCTGGCTCGCCAGTCCTACAAGGCCGGCAAGTTGAGCGAAGCCGAATACGTCGAAGCCATGCACAGCGAGATCCGCCACGCTGTCGAAGTGCAGGAAAACCTTGGCCTGGACGTGCTGGTGCATGGTGAAGCCGAGCGTAACGACATGGTCGAATACTTCGCCGAACAGTTGGACGGTTTTGTATTTACCCGCTTCGGCTGGGTGCAGAGCTACGGTTCCCGTTGTGTGAAACCGGCGGTGATTTTCGGTGACCTGAGTCGTCCGAAAGCCATGACCGTGGAGTGGATCCGCTACGCCCAGGGCCTTACCAACAAGGTGATGAAGGGCATGCTGACCGGCCCGGTGACCATGCTGATGTGGTCGTTCCCCCGTGAAGACGTGAGCCGCGAAGAACAGGCGCGGCAACTCGCCCTGGCGATTCGTGACGAAGTGGTGGACCTGGAAGCCGCCGGGATCAAGATCGTGCAGATCGACGAAGCCGCGTTCCGCGAAGGCTTGCCGTTGCGCCGGGCGCAGTGGAAGGAATACCTGGACTGGGCCACCGAAGTCTTCCGCCTGTGCGCCTCCGGTGTGCGCGACGAAACCCAGATCCACACCCACATGTGCTACAGCGAATTCAACGATGTGATCGAGTCTATCGCGGCGATGGATGCCGACGTGATCACCATCGAAACCTCGCGCTCGGACATGGAGCTGCTGGAGGCATTCGAAGCCTTCGCCTACCCGAACGACATTGGCCCTGGTGTGTACGACATCCACTCGCCACGGGTGCCGGATGCCTCGGAAATGGCCAACCTGCTGCGCAAGGCAGCCAAACGCATCCCGGCCGAACGCCTGTGGGTCAACCCGGATTGCGGCCTGAAAACCCGTGGCTGGCCGGAGACTGAAGCGGCACTGATTCACATGGTGACTGCGGCGCGTCAACTACGGGCCGAACTGGCCTGA
- a CDS encoding sigma-70 family RNA polymerase sigma factor, with product MSSPLNLHIQDLYCEHHGWLHRWLDRKLGNASDAADLAHDTFMRLLTRQTTGNLGAEPRALLTHIAKGLMIDSWRRQEVERAYLETIAHLPEQHVPSPETRWLILEALYRIEAMLRDLPEKTRQAFLMSQIDGLTYQQIADALGVSLISVKRHMRDAFLACLSVA from the coding sequence ATGTCGTCTCCCCTCAATCTGCATATCCAGGACCTGTACTGCGAACACCATGGATGGTTGCACCGTTGGCTGGACCGCAAGCTGGGCAACGCCAGCGATGCCGCGGACCTGGCCCATGACACGTTCATGCGCCTGCTCACCCGGCAAACCACCGGCAACCTGGGCGCCGAGCCACGGGCATTGCTGACCCATATCGCCAAGGGCCTGATGATCGACAGCTGGCGCCGCCAGGAAGTGGAACGCGCCTACCTGGAAACCATCGCCCACCTGCCCGAACAGCATGTACCTTCGCCGGAAACCCGCTGGCTGATCCTCGAAGCGCTGTACCGCATTGAGGCGATGTTGCGGGATCTGCCGGAAAAAACCCGCCAGGCCTTCCTGATGTCGCAGATCGACGGCCTGACCTATCAGCAGATTGCCGATGCCCTGGGTGTGTCGCTGATTTCGGTCAAACGCCACATGCGCGATGCCTTCCTGGCCTGCCTGAGCGTGGCATGA
- a CDS encoding FecR domain-containing protein — protein MSQSIDPLILGEAADWMVQLQSGSATDEDRRAIAQWQGRSAQHAQAWQRAQAILGDFNSVPVAIAGDTLKRIGRKKSLGRRQALGLLLAAGPAAWLAYRQVPWQQWTADQHTAIGEQRNLTLPDGTRLLINTGSSLNIAFSEQVRRIELLKGEVLIITAKDSAHRPFIVQTRHGTARALGTRFSVRVGGQASRVAVTEGAVELLAAHAGQGVIVKAGEQGAFSVDRVAAVEPLDVSTLTWENGMLLAQHMRLADLLDELGRYRAGVLRCHASVADLTVSGAFPLRDTDASLHLLQETLPVKVSSLTGYWVTVEPR, from the coding sequence ATGAGCCAGTCGATTGATCCGCTGATCCTCGGTGAAGCCGCCGACTGGATGGTGCAGTTGCAGTCCGGCAGCGCCACCGATGAGGACCGCCGCGCCATCGCCCAGTGGCAGGGCCGCAGCGCCCAGCATGCCCAGGCCTGGCAACGGGCGCAGGCTATTCTGGGGGACTTCAACAGCGTGCCGGTGGCGATTGCCGGCGATACCTTGAAGCGCATCGGGCGCAAAAAATCCCTCGGCCGACGCCAGGCGCTCGGGTTGTTGCTGGCGGCCGGCCCGGCGGCCTGGCTGGCGTATCGGCAGGTGCCGTGGCAGCAGTGGACCGCCGACCAGCACACGGCCATCGGCGAACAAAGGAACCTCACCTTGCCCGACGGCACACGCTTGCTGATCAACACCGGCAGCTCGCTGAATATCGCGTTCTCCGAGCAGGTGCGGCGTATCGAGCTGCTCAAGGGCGAAGTGCTGATCATCACCGCCAAGGATTCGGCCCATCGCCCGTTCATCGTCCAGACCCGCCACGGTACCGCCAGGGCCTTGGGCACCCGATTCAGTGTACGGGTGGGTGGGCAGGCAAGCCGAGTGGCCGTGACCGAAGGCGCGGTGGAGTTGCTGGCGGCGCATGCCGGCCAGGGGGTGATCGTCAAGGCGGGCGAGCAGGGCGCCTTCAGTGTTGACCGGGTAGCCGCCGTCGAGCCGCTGGACGTCAGCACCCTGACCTGGGAGAACGGCATGCTGCTGGCCCAGCATATGCGCCTGGCGGACCTGCTGGATGAGCTGGGGCGTTATCGCGCCGGCGTATTGCGCTGCCATGCCTCGGTTGCCGACCTCACGGTGTCGGGTGCGTTTCCCCTGCGCGACACCGATGCCAGCCTGCACCTGTTGCAGGAAACCTTGCCGGTCAAGGTCAGCAGCCTGACGGGGTATTGGGTGACGGTCGAGCCGCGCTGA